From the Amycolatopsis thermoflava N1165 genome, one window contains:
- a CDS encoding YeeE/YedE family protein: MSAVTDRPPAGNFLLRSPTSCAAPIPEPEAPVRWVPLAISAAGSVALSWYVWATYGGKFGALLVIGLFLGLALYHSRFGFTSAWRQLIAVGNGEGLRAHALLLGTAATLIALLIGTGTGLFGTTPKATAGPIGLALFVGAALFAIGMQLGGACASGTLFAVGSGQSSIVLTLGGFIAGSVLYTWAFPLFDGWPQVSGVLLADHVGWFGSWAITIAVLGLVVVVTRVVQARRNPPPVGVPPTAKGFARVFRGSWPLLVGAVVLAVLAAAVVLVSGGTWGVTFAFALWGAKFLQLIGLHPETWEFWQTTSNAKSLASPIWTDKTSLTDIGIILGAAVAAAAAGTWKIHSEIPWRTAIASVLGGILMGIGARLAGGCNIGAYLAGISTGSLHGWLWGIFALGGTWIGLKLRPLFGLANPKPADSIC; the protein is encoded by the coding sequence CTCGTGCGCCGCGCCGATCCCGGAGCCGGAGGCGCCCGTCCGCTGGGTGCCGCTCGCGATCTCGGCCGCCGGGTCAGTCGCGCTGAGCTGGTACGTCTGGGCCACCTACGGCGGCAAGTTCGGCGCGCTGCTGGTCATCGGGCTGTTCCTCGGCCTCGCGCTGTACCACTCGCGCTTCGGGTTCACCTCGGCGTGGCGGCAGCTCATCGCGGTCGGCAACGGCGAAGGTCTGCGCGCGCACGCCCTGCTGCTCGGCACCGCCGCGACCCTGATCGCCCTGCTCATCGGCACCGGCACCGGCCTGTTCGGCACCACGCCGAAGGCCACCGCAGGCCCGATCGGGCTCGCGTTGTTCGTCGGCGCCGCGTTGTTCGCCATCGGCATGCAGCTCGGCGGCGCGTGCGCGTCCGGCACGCTGTTCGCGGTCGGGTCCGGGCAGTCGTCGATCGTGCTCACGCTGGGCGGGTTCATCGCCGGGTCGGTCCTCTACACCTGGGCGTTCCCGCTCTTCGACGGCTGGCCGCAGGTGTCCGGCGTGCTGCTCGCCGACCACGTCGGCTGGTTCGGCTCGTGGGCCATCACCATCGCGGTGCTCGGGCTGGTCGTCGTCGTGACGCGGGTGGTCCAGGCGCGCCGCAACCCGCCGCCGGTCGGCGTGCCGCCCACCGCGAAGGGCTTCGCCCGCGTCTTCCGCGGCTCGTGGCCGCTGCTCGTCGGCGCGGTCGTGCTGGCCGTGCTCGCCGCCGCGGTCGTGCTCGTCTCGGGTGGCACCTGGGGCGTCACGTTCGCCTTCGCCCTGTGGGGCGCGAAGTTCCTGCAGCTGATCGGCCTGCACCCGGAAACGTGGGAGTTCTGGCAGACCACCAGCAACGCCAAGTCGCTGGCGAGTCCGATCTGGACGGACAAGACCAGCCTCACCGACATCGGCATCATCCTGGGCGCCGCCGTCGCCGCCGCGGCCGCGGGCACCTGGAAGATCCACTCGGAGATCCCGTGGCGCACGGCGATCGCGTCCGTCCTCGGTGGAATCCTGATGGGCATCGGCGCCCGGCTCGCCGGCGGCTGCAACATCGGCGCCTACCTGGCCGGCATCTCCACCGGCAGCCTGCACGGCTGGCTGTGGGGCATCTTCGCGCTCGGCGGCACGTGGATCGGCCTGAAGCTGCGGCCGCTGTTCGGGCTCGCCAACCCGAAGCCGGCCGACTCGATCTGCTGA